From Cellulosimicrobium cellulans, the proteins below share one genomic window:
- a CDS encoding class I SAM-dependent methyltransferase yields MTTSPPDLAALLARLRTDDTGSAREDAPVAVDPADRLLLDLLLDEAAPWLASAGPGALAVVDDRYGALTLGAALLAATASTEAGPAPRDARVRVHQDACTAEAALDANAAALGLSDAYARHGLGAGLLAGVRVVLLRLPRGLAALRDVAEHVAREADPGVVLLAGGRVKHMTRAMNDVLGESFADVRASLARGKSRVLVASSPRPARGGFTYPATADLPDVGLRVAAFGAAFAGAGLDLGTRFLLEQLDAAGPAGSPPGGSGAGPRDVVDLGCGTGLLATWAARRWPDAQVVAADRSDAAVRSAALTARENGVGGRVRTVRDDAGATLADASADVVLLNPPFHDGAALRTDAAHRMFATAGRVLRPGGELWCVWNAHLRYRPALERAVGPTTQVARGPRFTVTRSTRR; encoded by the coding sequence GTGACGACCTCCCCGCCCGACCTCGCCGCGCTGCTCGCGCGCCTGCGCACCGACGACACCGGCTCGGCCCGCGAGGACGCCCCGGTCGCCGTGGACCCCGCGGACCGCCTGCTGCTCGACCTCCTGCTCGACGAGGCCGCGCCGTGGCTCGCGAGCGCCGGCCCGGGCGCCCTGGCGGTCGTCGACGACCGGTACGGGGCCCTCACGCTCGGCGCCGCGCTGCTCGCCGCCACGGCGTCGACCGAGGCAGGCCCGGCGCCCCGAGACGCGAGGGTGCGCGTCCACCAGGACGCGTGCACCGCGGAGGCGGCCCTCGACGCGAACGCGGCGGCGCTCGGCCTGAGCGACGCGTACGCGCGCCACGGCCTCGGGGCCGGGCTCCTCGCGGGGGTGCGCGTCGTGCTGCTGCGCCTGCCCCGCGGCCTCGCGGCGCTGCGCGACGTCGCGGAGCACGTGGCGCGCGAGGCCGACCCCGGGGTGGTGCTCCTCGCGGGCGGGCGCGTCAAGCACATGACCCGCGCCATGAACGACGTCCTCGGCGAGTCGTTCGCGGACGTGCGCGCCAGCCTCGCGCGCGGGAAGTCGCGCGTGCTCGTCGCGTCGTCGCCGCGCCCCGCGCGCGGCGGGTTCACCTATCCCGCGACGGCCGACCTGCCCGACGTCGGGCTGCGGGTCGCCGCGTTCGGGGCAGCCTTCGCGGGGGCGGGGCTCGACCTCGGCACGCGGTTCCTGCTCGAACAGCTCGACGCGGCGGGCCCGGCCGGGTCGCCGCCCGGCGGGTCGGGCGCGGGGCCCCGCGACGTCGTCGACCTCGGCTGCGGGACGGGGCTGCTCGCCACGTGGGCGGCCCGGCGGTGGCCGGACGCGCAGGTCGTCGCCGCGGACCGCTCCGACGCGGCGGTGCGGTCGGCGGCGCTCACGGCGCGGGAGAACGGGGTCGGCGGCCGCGTGCGCACGGTGCGCGACGACGCGGGCGCGACGCTGGCCGACGCGAGCGCCGACGTCGTGCTGCTCAACCCGCCGTTCCACGACGGCGCCGCCCTGCGCACCGACGCGGCGCACCGCATGTTCGCGACGGCGGGGCGGGTCCTGCGACCGGGCGGGGAGCTGTGGTGCGTGTGGAACGCGCACCTGCGCTACCGGCCGGCGCTGGAGCGCGCGGTCGGACCGACCACCCAGGTCGCGCGCGGCCCGCGCTTCACCGTGACCCGCTCGACGCGCCGCTGA
- a CDS encoding FKBP-type peptidyl-prolyl cis-trans isomerase, which produces MTDQPTLPTASGSFGDKPTLTFPETDAPSGLQVVVLSEGDGPAVTSGRNIVVHYLGQAWGGHVFDNSYDRGDTIAFPIGVGAVIGGWDKGLVGQNVGSRVLLSIPPEHGYGERGVPQAGIAGTDTLVFVVDVVDVQ; this is translated from the coding sequence GTGACCGACCAGCCCACCCTTCCCACCGCGTCCGGATCCTTCGGCGACAAGCCGACGCTCACCTTCCCGGAGACGGACGCGCCCAGCGGGCTGCAGGTCGTCGTGCTCAGCGAGGGCGACGGCCCGGCCGTCACGTCGGGGCGCAACATCGTCGTGCACTACCTCGGCCAGGCGTGGGGCGGGCACGTGTTCGACAACTCGTACGACCGCGGCGACACGATCGCGTTCCCGATCGGCGTCGGCGCCGTGATCGGCGGCTGGGACAAGGGCCTCGTGGGCCAGAACGTCGGCTCGCGCGTGCTGCTCTCGATCCCGCCGGAGCACGGCTACGGCGAGCGCGGCGTGCCGCAGGCCGGCATCGCGGGCACGGACACGCTCGTCTTCGTGGTGGACGTCGTCGACGTCCAGTGA
- a CDS encoding alpha/beta fold hydrolase: MNTSQQFVVHHLARAEGRLAYTDEGTGPLLVASPGMGDLRATYDDVAPHLVAAGYRVVVMDLRGHGDSDTTFSTHGDEATASDYVALVEHLDAGPAVLLGSSMAASAAVIAAAERPDLVRGLVLLDGFLREPSSPAKLRAMRVLYRLALARPWGAPFWASFYGSLNKGRTPARLADHQAAIRAHLSEPGRLRSFRDLTLQLDHRVVEPRVAHVEAPALAIFGALDPDYADPAAEAAWAQESLGATTLVLPEVGHYPQLQAPEEVVAATLAFLAGLPDDAARPAGARREGSEGTRG, translated from the coding sequence ATGAACACGAGCCAGCAGTTCGTCGTGCACCACCTCGCCCGGGCCGAGGGGCGTCTCGCCTACACCGACGAGGGCACCGGCCCCCTCCTCGTCGCGTCGCCCGGCATGGGCGACCTGCGTGCCACCTACGACGACGTCGCCCCGCACCTCGTGGCCGCGGGCTACCGCGTGGTCGTCATGGACCTGCGCGGCCACGGCGACAGCGACACCACGTTCTCGACCCACGGCGACGAGGCGACCGCGTCCGACTACGTCGCGCTCGTCGAGCACCTGGACGCCGGTCCCGCGGTGCTGCTCGGGAGCTCCATGGCGGCGTCGGCCGCCGTGATCGCCGCGGCCGAGCGTCCCGACCTCGTGCGCGGGCTCGTCCTCCTCGACGGGTTCCTGCGCGAGCCGTCGTCGCCCGCGAAGCTCCGCGCGATGCGCGTGCTCTACCGCCTCGCGCTCGCGCGGCCCTGGGGCGCCCCGTTCTGGGCGTCGTTCTACGGGTCGCTGAACAAGGGCCGCACACCCGCACGCCTCGCCGACCACCAGGCCGCGATCCGCGCCCACCTCTCCGAGCCAGGGCGCCTGCGCTCCTTCCGGGACCTGACCCTCCAGCTCGACCACCGCGTCGTCGAGCCGCGCGTCGCGCACGTCGAGGCGCCCGCGCTCGCGATCTTCGGCGCGCTCGACCCCGACTACGCCGACCCTGCCGCCGAGGCCGCGTGGGCGCAGGAGTCGCTCGGCGCGACGACCCTCGTGCTGCCCGAGGTGGGCCACTACCCGCAGCTCCAGGCGCCCGAGGAGGTCGTGGCCGCGACGCTCGCGTTCCTCGCCGGCCTGCCGGACGACGCCGCGCGCCCGGCCGGCGCGCGCCGCGAGGGGTCGGAGGGCACCCGTGGCTAG
- a CDS encoding TetR-like C-terminal domain-containing protein: MARAGLSHAAVVGIAVDLVDAGGPTGFADLTLAKVAAQAGVATPSLYKHVGSLAALRREVAVVSVEDYTRALTDATVGLAGPDAVAALAHATRRYARAHPGRYAAVQVAPDPDDPADAALSAAAGRSVQVVAAVLRGFDLPDDRTIDAIRSVRASLHGFVALELGGGFRLPDDLDRSFEIHVRAMLAGLASLTGGA; this comes from the coding sequence GTGGCTAGGGCGGGGCTCTCGCACGCGGCGGTCGTGGGGATCGCCGTCGACCTGGTCGACGCGGGCGGCCCGACCGGGTTCGCCGACCTCACGCTCGCGAAGGTCGCCGCGCAGGCGGGCGTCGCGACGCCGAGCCTCTACAAGCACGTCGGGTCGCTCGCGGCCCTGCGGCGCGAGGTCGCGGTCGTCTCCGTCGAGGACTACACGCGCGCCCTGACCGACGCCACCGTCGGGCTCGCCGGGCCCGACGCCGTCGCGGCCCTCGCCCACGCGACGCGGCGGTACGCCCGCGCCCACCCGGGCCGGTACGCCGCGGTCCAGGTCGCGCCCGACCCCGACGACCCCGCCGACGCCGCGCTGTCCGCGGCGGCCGGGCGCAGCGTCCAGGTCGTCGCCGCCGTGCTGCGCGGCTTCGACCTCCCCGACGACCGCACGATCGACGCGATCCGGTCCGTGCGCGCGAGCCTGCACGGCTTCGTCGCGCTCGAGCTCGGCGGCGGCTTCCGGTTGCCGGACGACCTCGACCGGAGCTTCGAGATCCACGTCCGCGCCATGCTCGCAGGTCTCGCGTCGCTCACCGGCGGCGCCTGA